Genomic segment of Cytobacillus suaedae:
CTCAATATACTCTCCTCAAAAACATTCTCAATCCACCAAAAAAGAAAACAAGGAAACTACCTAAAATAACAAAAATAAGAGTTTGAACACTAAAGAAAAACATACTGTCTGGTCCTTCCATTGGAATCATGCCTAAGAAGGGCTGAGCCCATGGATAATACGGACCGAATTTTTCTGAGTTCACAGCAAGAATACTAGGGAAGGTGAAAATAACATTAATCGCCATTGGTGCGGCAAAGCTTTTCCATGCTGTAGAAACCCAAAGTTGTAATGCAACTAATGGGAATGTTGCGATCCACCCGCCTAACAGACTCGTCAACACAAGCTCTAATGGAAAAGATCCGGACATTCCTTTTACTGTACCGGCTAGAAATAGACCCGGGAGGAGAAGGAGTTGCATGATACCAATCAATAACATAATCATTGTAAACTTTACAATATAAAGTTGGTAACGAGGAAGCGGGAGCGTAAGCATCTGCTTCCATCCACCATCTAAATGTTCATATCGACAAACATAACAAGCATAAATTCCAGTAATCATCGGAAGAAATAATGTGCCATGTGTAAATACCATCGCATAATAAGAATTAAGCCATTCATTTTCAGATACAGCAAACCCACCACTAAAGGCGATGATGGTACATATTAATGGGCTAACAATGATTAACTGAGTAATCTTTGTTTTTCTTATTTTTAAAAACTCTGATCGTAGTGTATTAATAAATAAATTCATTCTTCCACATCCCTCTTTTTAAAATGAATGGTGGCTATGAGGAAAATAACAAGTCCTGTGCCCATTCCCAAATACGCACTATATACGGGTACCTCCCAATTATTTAGTAACGAAGGCCATTTCCAAATCACCCAATCTGGCATTTTAAAAGAGTAGGTTGAAAATAACGCCCCTAGAATACCGATTGTGATAGCTGCCCCTTGATGACTATAAATAACTGCAATCCAAAGTTGTAGTGCTAAGATAGGTAGTGCAGCTAAATAAGAGAAGAGTGCCATTTTTGTTATTTCCATGAGAGGAATTGAATCTACTCCAAATTTCAAAGAAATCCCAAGGATAACCGTTCCAATCACCAGTAATAAAGTAGAAACTCCTAACAACACAATACTGACAATGAATTTTGCTAAAAGTAAAGAACCCTTACTAATCGGTAATGAAAGCAAATGCTTCCATGAACGATTTTCGTGGTCAACATGGGCAACAATCGATGTAATGATAGCCATTCCCATAATTAAAACCGCAGGTACTAATGATTGAACATTTCCTAGTAAACCTCCCCAAAGGTTATCCTCGTATTGCTTCGTTAAATATTCGTAACGAACCCCGAAGTTCAATGCTTGAAGGGCTACTACTCCAAAGGGGCCGAGGAATACTAGGAACCAGGCCCACTTGCGCTTAAGTTTTAAAAATTCAGCTGCTAGTAGATGTTGCAACATGGCCATTGTCCTCCTCAATAATTTTCAAGAATATATCTTCAAGTGAGGATGTGTGCCCTTCAACCCGATATACCGGTATATGATTTTTGACAAGAGACTCAATTACCATGGCAACCGTAGTATGGTCTGCGTTGTGTAAGTAAATAGAGTCGTCCTTTTGTTCACACTCTAATCCTTTTGCGAGTAGTACGTTCCAGGCGTTTCGAGTTTGCCCCACTTCAAATCGAATCGAACTTTTTGATTTTTTACGTAACTCTTCAATGGAATCTTGGAAAATAAGTTGCCCTTTCGAGATAATCCCTACATGTGTAGCCATCTGATCAATTTCACTTAGTAGATGACTAGATACAATGATTGTTAATCCACTTTCAGAAGCAAGTCGCTTCAAAAGGTTACGAATCTCTTGGATACCTGAAGGATCTAGACCATTGGTTGGCTCATCGAGAATTAAGATCTCTGGATTTCCAAGTAAAGCTGTAGCAATTCCAAGTCGCTGCTTCATTCCTAATGAAAATTCTTTAACTTTTTTTGTGGCAGCAGAGGTTAATCCAACGATTTCTAATACTTCCTGAATTCGCGTTTTATTTACACCTAGTATTTTTCGATATACTTCGAGATTTTCAATTGCATTTAAGTGTCCATAATAAGATGGCGACTCTACTAATGATCCAATATCCCGTAAAATCTCCATTTTATTCTTTTTAAAACTTTTGCCAAAGAACGATATGTCACCATAGGTTGGCGTTATTAAACCCAAAAGCATACGAATCGTCGTTGTTTTCCCTGCACCATTTGGACCCAAAAATCCATAAATCTGTCCTTTCTCGATTTTTAAATTAACTGTGTTAACAACATATTGCTGACGTCCATACTTTTTAGTTAGATTTCTCGTTTCAATAAAATAATTCATGATTTTATCACCTCGAAACTCAGTATAAACAAGGAAGGTTAAAATACGAGGTTTATAAAGTTTAAGTTTTGTTTAAATCTGGCATCAGTTTTGATTAAACTTGGAAAATTATGTTTTCAAATGATAGCAGATTGTTTACGATAAGGTTGAAAGATAAATAACTGGAGCTGAGAGAAAATTGAAAAGCATTCTATATATAGAAGATGAAAAAGATATTGGCGCATGGGTAAAAGAAGAATTAGAGTCCAATGGATATGAAGTTACCTGGTTAACGTCTGGGGATGGAGCAATGGAACATCTAGAAAGTACCGATCTTATCATACTAGATGTAATGCTTCCTGGATTAGATGGATTCTCATTGGGACAGCGTTTTAAGCGTGAATACCCAGAGACTCCTATTTTAATGCTTTCAGCAAGAATAGCAGTAGAAGACAAGGTACAAGGGTTAACCTTTGCAGATGATTATGTGACTAAACCATTCCACCCAAAAGAGATTATCGCAAGACTTGAGGTACTTTTAAGAAGATATAACAAGTATCAGGAAAAGACGGTGCGCTTGAGGCATCTTGAGGTTAATTTGGAAGAAAACCGTATTCTTGATACACGGACAGATGAGGAGATTATCCTAACTGGAAAACAGTATCATATTTTCTTTTATCTTTTAAAACACTTGAATCAAATATTAACGAAAGAACAAATTTATGAGGGGATATGGAATGAGTCCTTGATTGAAGGGGACAAGTCATTGATGGTCCATATCAGACATTTACGAGAAAAAATCGAAATTGATCCGAGTAATCCAACAATCCTTGAAACAATACGTGGAATAGGGTATAGGGTGAAAAAATGAAGTTGAAAATGTCGCTGCAAACCAAATATCTTTTATTAATTATTGGAGCAATTTTAGCCATTCCTTTCCTACTTACGATTTTATCGATGATTGTATTTCTACCTTTTGTCTATGTATCTCAAGATGAATATGGACATGTTTATCAGGCAAATGAACTTGAAAGCATGTGGCATGAAGAAGCTAAACAGTTAAAGGGAAAAGGGGAAGAGGAGATTAACCAAACGTTATTACATGTAAAGGATCAGTATAAAGAAGCGGGTATGTTTTGGGTTAATCAGGTTGGTTTTACACAGGAGGTAATTGACCCATTTGGAACAATTCCTGAAAAATGGTCAGCTTCAGATAGCATTTCTTTTATGAAAAAAAGCTTTGGTGGAGATCCGTTTACAGTCGTTGCTTTTATAGGGGAAGACAGAAATCAAGGTTTTATGGTTTTTCAAATGCCAAAAAAGTATATGGAACCACCGTTAATTCGATTTCAAGATAAATACAACCATCTTTATATACTTACATTTGTGATATTAATTACCCTTTTCTTGTTTATATCTTGGCTATTTTTTAAAGGAATTCGAAAACGACTTGTTCGTCTTCAGGAAGCAATGATTCCTACTAATTCATTAATACCTAATCCTATTAAAATCTCTAAAGAAGATGAAATAGGAAGATTAGAAGAGTCATTTAATAATATGGTATCTGCACTACAAGAAAGTAGGGAAAAAGAGCAAAAAGAGTTAAAACTGAGACAGCAGCTTATCGCTAACCTGTCACATGATTTAAGGACCCCTTTAACAGTATTGCGGGGTAATCTATATAGTTTGAGAAAAGAAATTCAATCTGAAAAATCGATAGAGCTAGTTGAAACGATGGATGACAAAATTAGTTATGTTGCTGATTTAATTGAAAATCTCTTATCATACACATTACTATCTTCTGGAAAGTACCCATACGAACCCCAGCAACTAAATATTGTTCGATTGGTACGAAACCATCTTGCTACCTGGTATTCAGTTTTGGAAGAAGAAGGATTCGAGGTTGATATAGACTTACCTGAACAAGCTCTATATTGGGAAGTAGATGAAAAGTGGCTGAAACGAATTATAGATAACCTCCTTCAAAATGTGTTGAGGCATGCCAGAAGCGGCAAATTTGTCCGAATCGCTATACAAGAAGGGACTCTTATTGTAGAAGATCGAGGACCTGGAATGGACGGAGCTACAAATGAAACAAAAGGTTCTGGAATAGGACTAACGATTATTTCGATGATGACAAGGGAAATGAACATTAAATGGAAGATGGAATCGAGTGAGGAAGGATTGAAGATGACTTTTTCATCAAAGGGGAAAGGCAGTTAAGTAAGAACTTTCTAACGAAACCATTTTGATTTTAAACGTATAGTAGGTGGAAATTGTGAAAAAAGGGATTTTGTTTACGATAGGCTATTGTGTCTTCATACTATTGGCAGCTGGAATAGGATTTTATTATTCTAGTGACAACACCCCGGAAGGTACGTTGACTAACGAAGCAAAACAAAATGAAGTCAAACAAGCCTTCAGTGAAGCGTTAAAGGCAGATGAAGAAAGAATTGAGAAGAAGAAGGAGTCGGAAGACCCGGACAAGTGGACTCCTTCACCAGGGTTCGTACTGACTGCCGTTTCGATTGGGGCGATTGCAGATATTGTTATTGTTATATTGTGGGCACGTCATGAAAATAGGAAGAGAGAGATAGAGGATGGAACCAATCTAACCAGAAAAAAGAGATTAACAGATTCAAATCTGTTTTGGTGGGTAATAGGTTTAGGGATTGTAAGGAAAAGAAATGATAAATTAATTGTGGACTGGAAGTATGTTTTAGCTTATATAATCCTAGGTTTACTTTTAAAAGTCTGGTTAACAAAAGAACTGTTCTAAGAAGAGAATATAAAACTGGGTTAAATATGATTATAGCTAACTGGAGTTGTGATGATGAAAGATTTAGTAGGAAAACATTATAAGTTAAAGCCTAAACACTTGGTTGCAGTAGGTGTTACTCAAAATGGAGAGAGAACATACTTTGGTATGAGCAGCGATGGAGAGCTTAGGGATGTTGGTCATTTAGTATTTGAGGTTGGGTCAGTTACAAAAGTCTTTACTACGATTTTATTTATGCATTTTGTAAGGCTTGGGAAGGTAGGGTTACATGATAAATTAAATACCTATATCCCTAAAATGATAGATTCAGATATTACGCTATACCAATTGGCAACTCATACCTCTGGACTTCCAAGAGATGCAAACAATATGAAGTTGAAATGGAAGAATCGTCATAACCCATTTAAAGAATTCCAATTGGAAGATGCGTATTCCTTTATGGAAAATTATAAATCAAAAAAGAAAGGTATAGCTCATAAGCCACGCTATTCTAATATTGGAATGGCCATGTTAGGTAATGTGCTAGCATCTGTAGAGGAATTGTCTTATGAAGATTCACTAAAAAAGTATATTTTTGAACCATTACAAATGAATGATACCTTTATTACGTTTGATCAAAATAAAACTATACAAGAAGTAAAGGCACCTATTAATCTAAAAGACTATTATCCTCGTCTTGAGTTGTATGGGGATGCACCGGCTGGAGCAATTAAATCAACGATACAGGATATGTTACGATTCCTTGAAGCTAACATGGGATTGTTCGAACACCCGCTGTATGAAGACATGATGCTAAGCCATCAAAATCAAAATCTAGCTCCGTTAAATAAAGATGTCATGATGGGGATTGGGTGGATGATTTCACTATACGGCACTAAGAAAAAAGAAATAATTACACATGGTGGAACTACCTTGGGCTTTAAAACTCATATCGGTTTTTCAAAAGAGCATAAGATTGGAGTTGTAGTGTTTGATAATATTCATATTGGTTTTCTTAGTCTGATACGGATGTTAATCAAAAGAGAATATACGAAAGTGGAGTCTTTAGCGGAAATGGTATATGACAAACACCTGTGAGTGGGTGGGAGAAATGCTAACTATGCAAGGTAGGTAAGGAAGTTGATTTAACGAAAGTATCTAATTACTTAGAATGTACTCATCAAAAGAGGTGGATAAAGATCCACCTCTTTTTCCTATTTAAATCATTTTTTGGAACGCTGCAACTTTAAATACAGTCTTAAAGCCTGCTTGTTCATAAAGAAGATTAGCTTTTGTTAAACTATTAGAATCAACAGAAATTAATACTGTTTTATTTCCACGTTGATAGGATTCTCTAAATACGGTATTAATAAGTGACAAACCAATTCCATGTTTTCTCCAAGGACGTTTTACTCCTAATCGGTCAACGTAGATATGTTCACCATCAAATAGTTTACAAATAATAAATCCAACAAGTTCATCACCAGCATAGGCAACAAACCATAATGTTTGATCATAGTTTGCTGTACTCTTTTGCTTTATCCACTCGTCATAGGGTTGAGGTGAAAAATCTCTTGTATCTTTGAATGTTTCCTGATGGGTTGCATGAAGGCGAACGGCATCTAGTTCATGCTGATACGGACGTATAGTAATATCTTGTGGGAGAGAAACAGATTCTGGCATCGTATCCATATCAATTCTCATCCGTTGATAAAGTCTATTAAATTGGTAGTCTCTTGATTCTAAAAGGTTAATTGCATTGGTATTGGTAGCTGGAATTACATTATCTAATTTAAGAGATTTCTCTTTTATACTTCTAATTTCCTTTGCACGAATATCAATTAATTCTAGTAAGCTCGTTCCGATTCCCTTGCCTTTAAATTGTGGATGAACAAAGGCGCTGGAGTAAAGACTATCTTCTCCGGATTCCTCAATAAATCCGTACCCTACAATATGTTTTGAATCTTTTAACTCAATGATCCAAACATTTTTGTTTATCGGTAGCTCGTTCCATAAATCAATAACATCCTGTATTTCTATATCGGGAAATCCAAATTCATCAATATCTACAATAGATACAAAATCAGTAACAGCAGAAGCATCCTCCATTATAGGGGACCTCACAGCAAAATCTTCAAGTAATGTTTTCAAATTGTTTTCTCCTCTCAAAAAAAAAATCGTAAATGCCTATTTACGATTTGAAGACGGAGATTATAGGTGCACATAAATAAGGTAGTAACCTATTTAGGTTAACCTTCTTATTAACATGCGTAATCAGTATCATTTTAAGTAACCTGCCTGAGGCATCCCTAAAAAAGACAAAGTAATCCCGTGCTCTTCAAAAAGTAGAGTTGCATTCTTGTTTTGACACATAACAAGCAAATGGGGAATTACTTTTTCATCATCAATCGGGAAACCTCCTTTAGTTTGTTAAGTTAATAATAGGTTAACAACACCAAAACTGTCAATCCTTTACATAGTTTATTTAAGAATTTAGATTATACAAATGTACTTTATTTCTACCTGCATTTTTGGCAGTATATAAAGCTTGGTCAGCTTCTTCAATTAGTGTATCAAGACCTTTGTCTGAAGAAGTCGTGCTAATACCAATTGATATGGTTATTTGGCCATTGGGTTGAAGTTCTTCTCCATAAAATGGGTAGGTTTCTACAAGCTTGCGAAACCTATCAGCAATACCAAAACTTTTTGTACTTGTTACATTTGTAAAACAAATAATGAATTCCTCACCACCGTACCTTGCAAATACATCTTCACGTCTCATACTATCTCTTAAGAGTTGGCCAATTGTTCGGAGTGCGGCGTCGCCAGCTGGATGACCATGGGTATCATTATAGTTTTTAAAGTAATCAACATCGAACATCGCAATCACAAATGGAGTCTTTTGTTCATTCAGAATTTTTACCTTCGATTTAAAATAACGAAGATTATACAAGTTTGTCATATTGTCATGTCTAGAATGGAATTCCAATTCTTTTTTATGCAATAGATTCCGATTTACATCGTTGTTAATTAAACCAATAACAAGTAGACCTACTGCCTCAAAACCGATCATTAATAGGGTGGTCATTAGTGTTGCGGGAGTTGTCCAAACCATGAGTAACGACCTGATAATTCCATAAGCGACAAACCCGATTAACATATGTTTAATATGTAGTATGGTTAAAGGTGGATTGAATGCCTTTCTTCTATGAAAAAGGGAACCTATGAGGAAAGGAAGAAGTATTCCTTGCGTTATCCCTTGCAATACAGTTGGTCCAGCTAACTCAAACCGATACCAAGAAGGCAAAATAGTGGCGATAAGACCAAGTTTCCATCCACCTAAATAAGAAATAAAATAGATGGGTATTCCCCTTAAATCAATACGCATTCCTTCGTATAACAATGGATGGTGCATGATCCATATACTTAATAAACTGATAACTAGTGAAACAATCCAAAGGATGTTATCAATTTGTTTTAATCGAATGATTAAGTACTCTTTAAATTTTAAAGCAACATACATAAATGAGATAATTAATGTGATATTGGCAATAAATATATTTAATACTTCGTGCATGGAATGAGTCTCCTTAAGAAAAAACTAGAACACTTTTTACTTTGGTGTTAAAAGCTTTGGGTTTTAAAAGTGGAGCCTAAAGTAGTTTAGGCTCTTCGAGAGCAATCGAACTACACTCCGATTCATCATAATTTACGTATAAACTGTATCGTTAGCTAAAAACACATATTTTATGTACTAGTTGGTAGGTGAAAAGTTTACATTTTCCGAGAAAAGAATAGCTTGGGCTTTGTAAGACTAGCTCTTACTACTTTACTAAAATTCCTTTTTACTTCTCAAAACCGTTATAAAGCCATCTAGGATATCATGACTTACTTTAAATCCTTTACGTTTGTAGAATTCTAAAGCATTCTTATTGCCGTTGGAGACATAGATAAAATAATCTTCTACATCGTCAAATTGTCTTAGCCAATCCATTGATAAATTAAATAACTTCGATCCAATCCCATATTGCCTGTAGTTTTCTTTTATATAAAACTGAGATAAACAACCAACATTTTGAGTACTTACAGAATCCATATCAAAAAATGTAGCAAATTCATTTGAATAGACTTCCTTTTGAGAGACATTTGAATACACATATGCAATGACCTCTCCATTGTCCTTTACAACAACCGTATAATTATGAATGGCTTTTTTAAACGAAGGGAGGAAACGAGTATCAAAATTCATACTGTCAAATAACTCTGGTTTCACATAAGCTACTGACTTTTGAAAGTCCATAAGATCATTGCATGACTCTCGTAAAGTTTCAATCTTTTCATCAGGTAATACCTCAAAAGTTAAGTTCACGATTCTCACTCCTCAGTTATGTAGGTAGCTTTCTACTCTATTTTTTAATCATAAAGCTGAATTGTAAATACGAAAAGCTATTTTTTCAGAATGAAAAGTAGACAATTGGAGACAAGCATTATCTCATTCCTACCTCCAACTCATATTGCATTACATAACACGATAATTGGAAAACTGTCCCCAATATTCAACCTTATTATATTCTGAACTAGAAGATAGAAAATGGACAATAATGGGTGAGTAATCTAGCCACGGGTAGGCATGGAAGAAGGTTTGATCCCCATAGCGAATGGCTTCTAATGCAAGGGGTAATTCACGCCTGAAAATGGTATTTCTTATTTTTACAGTATTTTGATCGAATTCACCACCATCAACATATAAATGAATGTAATACATCCATTCCCCATGTACATTCACCCATTCTCCAAGTACTTCATCTCTCATTGTTATATTAATTTTTTCATAAGCAAATTGTATGCCAATCGTTAAGAATAACTCACCTGTCTCATCTGAATGTGTGAGAGTGTGCCGACGGTGAAAAGTCGGGAACAGGGGAGTTACTCCATCTTTAAATTCGACTGACAGCTTGCTGGGATTTAACTTGCTCATTCCTATCACTTCCTATAATCATGGTCATCCTATCGTATGCGATGGGTGTGTTTTGGTACCCTTGCGACCTGATATAAGTAGTTCTGAAAATCTATTATTTGTTAGTAAATGTCCAATAATTATTTAATAGAAAATTAACTGCTGGGATAATGAGTACGGTAAATAATTCACCAATCAGATAATGTAAAACGAGAATAGAAACAATCATATACATAATGCCCACATTTAAGACGAAACCGATGGATGCTACGACCATGAACTTCACGAACTGTGTATGAGAGTAGGTCCCACCGAAGGTATATCTTTTATTTAGGATATAAGAAAAAAGAGTCATAATTATAAAGGAAATCGTTGATGCCAGGACCGGCTCAATGTTAACTTGTTCTACAAAAATAAACATGGATAGAAAATATATGGCAACACATAGTAAGCCCACAAGACTATATTTCATGAATTTTTTTATCATAGGTTGACTACTTATCATAACAAATTCCTTTCACGATAAATCATTAATAATTGGTGTAAACCTTTAATATAATAAAGGAAAAATGTGTCGATTTGCAATCTTAAATTTTAGTATGAGTGTATAAAGTTATAACATTTGTAGTCAGGTTGGTATCATATTATCTAGTCACATCTTCAGCACGATGTCATACAGTAAATTAATTATTTTGATGTGGAGGATGATGATACTTGTCAAAACTGAAAACAACTACGTATGAGTGTAAACTCGGTTTACTTCAAACCGAAATAGCGATAAAACAAACGAAGGATTATTTTGAAGCTGAACTGTCTAAAGCCTTAAATCTAATAAGGGTTTCAGCACCCCTTTTTGTTAAAGAGGGAAAAGGAATTAATGACAATCTAAACGGAAGTGAACGGACTGTCTCTTTTGATGGATTACATTTGAAATCTGAAAAACTTGAAATTGTCCAATCTCTTGCAAAGTGGAAGAGGATTGCCTTACAAAAATATGGTTTAAAAGTAGGGCAGGGGCTTTGTACAGATATGAAGGCGATTAGAAGAGATGAAGAACTAGATCATTTGCACTCTTTTTACGTAGAACAATGGGATTGGGAAAAAGTGATATCACCTGAGCAAAGAAACATAAGTACTTTAATATCTGAGGTGAAAACGATTTATAAGGTTTTAAAAGATACTGAGAACTATTTATTTGAACATTATCCTGAACTTGAACCAGTTTTGCCAGATACAATTCAGTTTATCACTGCTCAGGAGCTTGAGAACCTGTTTCCTACATTAACTCCTAAAGAAAGAGAAGATAAAATTTCAAAGCAGCATGGAGCGGTATTTATTATGCAAATCGGAGGCAAACTTCGCTCTGGAGCAAAACATGACGGACGTTCTCCAGATTATGATGATTGGACATTAAATGGAGACCTGATTCTATGGTATCCAACCTTAGGGTGCTCTGTTGAGATTTCTTCTATGGGTATCCGTGTTGATGGAAAAATTTTATTACGCCAATTGTTTGTTTCAGGAAATCAAGATAGACAAGAACTAGAATACCATCAAATGATTTTACAAAATGCACTACCTACTTCAATAGGGGGAGGCATTGGTCAATCGAGAGTATGCATGTTTTTACTTAAGAAAGCACACATTGGCGAGGTTCACTCCTCCGTCTGGAATGAGTCTATTTTACAGGAATGCAAAGAGGCGAATATTCCTTTATTGTAACAATCACCGATATATAAATATAAGAACGATGGGAAAACGTATATATTTTAAATATGTTCCTGTATTTACCTCCAGCTAGGGTGAATAATCTTGCATCCTTTTCTAATAATAATCCTTAGGATATTATCAGGAGGTATTATATGGATTACAGTTTAATATGGAAAGCAGCTCTCATGGTCTCAGTAGGTTTTTTATTTCTTCGCTTTGTAGGTAGAAAATCTGTTTCTCAAATGACAATTGCTACTACAGTTGTTTTGATTTCTGTGGGATCAATCATCATCCAGCCATTAATTGACAATGGAATTACTAACACTCTTTTAGCAACATCAGTATTTATATTATTCTTGATAGTAGTCGAATTCCTAGGGATGAAATTTAATGGCTTTGAGAAATTGATAACTGGAAAAGCAAAAGTCGTTATCCAAAATGGAGAGTTGCAGGAAAATACATTAAAGAAGATGCGATTAACTGTTGATAAGCTTGAAATGCAGTTGCGTTCAAAAGGGGTTACAAAAATCTCCGATGTAAAAACAGCAACGATGGAACCAAATGGTCAGGTTGGATATGAATTAATTCCTGATGCACAGCCACTTACTGTTGGAGAGTTTAAAAAGTTGATGTCTCAACTAGGTTATACTTTTCCTCAACAACAACCATCTGTTACAACAAATACGAATCTTTTTGATGAACTAACGCAAACAAATTACCCTCCAAACCCAGAGCACTTACATTAAAAATTGAGCCCTATGGCTCTTTTTTTGTGGATTAATATATAATTGTTATTAATTACTATGTTTTTTGAAAAAGTCGGGCATGTTCCCGGTCGGAGGAATTAAAGATGAAAT
This window contains:
- a CDS encoding ABC transporter permease, whose protein sequence is MNLFINTLRSEFLKIRKTKITQLIIVSPLICTIIAFSGGFAVSENEWLNSYYAMVFTHGTLFLPMITGIYACYVCRYEHLDGGWKQMLTLPLPRYQLYIVKFTMIMLLIGIMQLLLLPGLFLAGTVKGMSGSFPLELVLTSLLGGWIATFPLVALQLWVSTAWKSFAAPMAINVIFTFPSILAVNSEKFGPYYPWAQPFLGMIPMEGPDSMFFFSVQTLIFVILGSFLVFFFGGLRMFLRRVY
- a CDS encoding ABC transporter permease, whose translation is MLQHLLAAEFLKLKRKWAWFLVFLGPFGVVALQALNFGVRYEYLTKQYEDNLWGGLLGNVQSLVPAVLIMGMAIITSIVAHVDHENRSWKHLLSLPISKGSLLLAKFIVSIVLLGVSTLLLVIGTVILGISLKFGVDSIPLMEITKMALFSYLAALPILALQLWIAVIYSHQGAAITIGILGALFSTYSFKMPDWVIWKWPSLLNNWEVPVYSAYLGMGTGLVIFLIATIHFKKRDVEE
- a CDS encoding ABC transporter ATP-binding protein; translated protein: MNYFIETRNLTKKYGRQQYVVNTVNLKIEKGQIYGFLGPNGAGKTTTIRMLLGLITPTYGDISFFGKSFKKNKMEILRDIGSLVESPSYYGHLNAIENLEVYRKILGVNKTRIQEVLEIVGLTSAATKKVKEFSLGMKQRLGIATALLGNPEILILDEPTNGLDPSGIQEIRNLLKRLASESGLTIIVSSHLLSEIDQMATHVGIISKGQLIFQDSIEELRKKSKSSIRFEVGQTRNAWNVLLAKGLECEQKDDSIYLHNADHTTVAMVIESLVKNHIPVYRVEGHTSSLEDIFLKIIEEDNGHVATSTSS
- a CDS encoding response regulator transcription factor, giving the protein MKSILYIEDEKDIGAWVKEELESNGYEVTWLTSGDGAMEHLESTDLIILDVMLPGLDGFSLGQRFKREYPETPILMLSARIAVEDKVQGLTFADDYVTKPFHPKEIIARLEVLLRRYNKYQEKTVRLRHLEVNLEENRILDTRTDEEIILTGKQYHIFFYLLKHLNQILTKEQIYEGIWNESLIEGDKSLMVHIRHLREKIEIDPSNPTILETIRGIGYRVKK
- a CDS encoding HAMP domain-containing histidine kinase, translating into MKLKMSLQTKYLLLIIGAILAIPFLLTILSMIVFLPFVYVSQDEYGHVYQANELESMWHEEAKQLKGKGEEEINQTLLHVKDQYKEAGMFWVNQVGFTQEVIDPFGTIPEKWSASDSISFMKKSFGGDPFTVVAFIGEDRNQGFMVFQMPKKYMEPPLIRFQDKYNHLYILTFVILITLFLFISWLFFKGIRKRLVRLQEAMIPTNSLIPNPIKISKEDEIGRLEESFNNMVSALQESREKEQKELKLRQQLIANLSHDLRTPLTVLRGNLYSLRKEIQSEKSIELVETMDDKISYVADLIENLLSYTLLSSGKYPYEPQQLNIVRLVRNHLATWYSVLEEEGFEVDIDLPEQALYWEVDEKWLKRIIDNLLQNVLRHARSGKFVRIAIQEGTLIVEDRGPGMDGATNETKGSGIGLTIISMMTREMNIKWKMESSEEGLKMTFSSKGKGS
- a CDS encoding beta-lactamase family protein — protein: MMKDLVGKHYKLKPKHLVAVGVTQNGERTYFGMSSDGELRDVGHLVFEVGSVTKVFTTILFMHFVRLGKVGLHDKLNTYIPKMIDSDITLYQLATHTSGLPRDANNMKLKWKNRHNPFKEFQLEDAYSFMENYKSKKKGIAHKPRYSNIGMAMLGNVLASVEELSYEDSLKKYIFEPLQMNDTFITFDQNKTIQEVKAPINLKDYYPRLELYGDAPAGAIKSTIQDMLRFLEANMGLFEHPLYEDMMLSHQNQNLAPLNKDVMMGIGWMISLYGTKKKEIITHGGTTLGFKTHIGFSKEHKIGVVVFDNIHIGFLSLIRMLIKREYTKVESLAEMVYDKHL
- a CDS encoding GNAT family N-acetyltransferase yields the protein MKTLLEDFAVRSPIMEDASAVTDFVSIVDIDEFGFPDIEIQDVIDLWNELPINKNVWIIELKDSKHIVGYGFIEESGEDSLYSSAFVHPQFKGKGIGTSLLELIDIRAKEIRSIKEKSLKLDNVIPATNTNAINLLESRDYQFNRLYQRMRIDMDTMPESVSLPQDITIRPYQHELDAVRLHATHQETFKDTRDFSPQPYDEWIKQKSTANYDQTLWFVAYAGDELVGFIICKLFDGEHIYVDRLGVKRPWRKHGIGLSLINTVFRESYQRGNKTVLISVDSNSLTKANLLYEQAGFKTVFKVAAFQKMI
- a CDS encoding diguanylate cyclase; this translates as MHEVLNIFIANITLIISFMYVALKFKEYLIIRLKQIDNILWIVSLVISLLSIWIMHHPLLYEGMRIDLRGIPIYFISYLGGWKLGLIATILPSWYRFELAGPTVLQGITQGILLPFLIGSLFHRRKAFNPPLTILHIKHMLIGFVAYGIIRSLLMVWTTPATLMTTLLMIGFEAVGLLVIGLINNDVNRNLLHKKELEFHSRHDNMTNLYNLRYFKSKVKILNEQKTPFVIAMFDVDYFKNYNDTHGHPAGDAALRTIGQLLRDSMRREDVFARYGGEEFIICFTNVTSTKSFGIADRFRKLVETYPFYGEELQPNGQITISIGISTTSSDKGLDTLIEEADQALYTAKNAGRNKVHLYNLNS
- a CDS encoding GNAT family N-acetyltransferase, which translates into the protein MNLTFEVLPDEKIETLRESCNDLMDFQKSVAYVKPELFDSMNFDTRFLPSFKKAIHNYTVVVKDNGEVIAYVYSNVSQKEVYSNEFATFFDMDSVSTQNVGCLSQFYIKENYRQYGIGSKLFNLSMDWLRQFDDVEDYFIYVSNGNKNALEFYKRKGFKVSHDILDGFITVLRSKKEF
- a CDS encoding staygreen family protein; its protein translation is MSKLNPSKLSVEFKDGVTPLFPTFHRRHTLTHSDETGELFLTIGIQFAYEKINITMRDEVLGEWVNVHGEWMYYIHLYVDGGEFDQNTVKIRNTIFRRELPLALEAIRYGDQTFFHAYPWLDYSPIIVHFLSSSSEYNKVEYWGQFSNYRVM